Proteins co-encoded in one Macrobrachium rosenbergii isolate ZJJX-2024 chromosome 54, ASM4041242v1, whole genome shotgun sequence genomic window:
- the LOC136834713 gene encoding uncharacterized protein, with protein MKNDVKAFVQCCHICQIAGKPNEVIPPAPLKTIAIPHEPFSKVVIDCVGPLPKTRKGNQYLLTVMCPTTRFPIAIPLPNISAKKIIESLIKIFTVLGFPKELQCDRGTNFKSDVFQSVLKELNIKQSFSSAYHPQSQGVLERAHQTMKSLLGKYALESAKDWDENLDLLMFVIRSVPNESIGVSPFEMLFGRKARDVLRVVKENLIGEVEVVTPVTVTKKKSTQLVHVNLIKPYHKISPVLVNDSVHPCEYNVLPFGMCNAPATFQRVMNELIRDLEDVYAYLDDLVVATSSWDKHFETLQALFHKLHANNLTINLSKSCFGNAKVDACNTGIGAVLLQSSDEEPSDESPLLPVSYFSRKFSATQQCWSTVEQKLYGVVAALLHFGVYLHGNTPVTVLSDHLPLSFLERAKLHNKKLLRWSFIIQEFNVKVKHIPGAENKVADALSRI; from the exons atgaaaaatgatgtaAAGGCTTTTGTACAGTGTTGTCATATCTGCCAAATAGCTGGAAAGCCCAACGAGGTGATACCACCTGCACCATTAAAAACTATTGCTATTCCACATGAACCATTCAGTAAGGTTGTAATAGACTGTGTGGGACCTTTGCCCAAAACCCGTAAAGGTAATCAGTATTTGTTGACTGTAATGTGTCCAACCACAAGATTTCCAATTGCCATTCCTTTACCTAATATATCTGCCAAAAAGATCATAGAAagtcttattaaaatatttactgttttaggTTTTCCCAAAGAATTACAGTGTGATAGAGGAACAAATTTCAAAAGTGATGTTTTCCAATCTGTCTTGAAAGAACTAAATATTAAGCAGTCATTTTCTTCAGCTTATCATCCACAGTCTCAGGGTGTGTTGGAAAGGGCACACCAAACGATGAAAAGTCTTCTTGGAAAATATGCCTTGGAGTCTGCTAAGGATTGGGATGAAAATCTGGATCTCTTGATGTTCGTGATACGCAGTGTCCCAAATGAGTCAATTGGAGTTTCTCCCTTTGAAATGCTTTTCGGTAGAAAGGCTAGAGATGTGCTAAgagttgttaaagaaaatttaattggtGAGGTTGAAGTAGTCACTCCTGTTACAGTTACCAA GAAGAAGTCTACCCAGCTAGTTCATGTCAACCTAATTAAACCTTACCATAAGATTTCCCCAGTGTTAGTTAATGACAGTGTGCATCCCTGTGAA TACAACGTTCTTCCATTTGGCATGTGTAATGCCCCTGCGACCTTCCAGCGTGTGATGAATGAGCTGATCAGAGATCTTGAAGATGTATATGCCTACCTGGATGACTTGGTTGTTGCAACAAGCAGCTGGGACAAGCATTTTGAAACACTGCAAGCATTGTTCCACAAACTTCACGCAAACAATTTGACTATTAATCTTTCCAAATCCTGTTTTGGCAATGCCAAA GTTGATGCTTGCAACACAGGTATTGGTGCTGTGCTTCTGCAGTCCAGTGATGAAGAGCCATCTGATGAATCCCCATTGCTTCCTGTTTCATACTTTTCCAGGAAGTTCTCTGCCACTCAGCAGTGTTGGTCTACTGTAGAGCAAAAGCTGTATGGTGTAGTAGCTGCACTCCTACATTTCGGTGTGTATCTGCACGGAAATACTCCTGTGACAGTCTTATCAGATCACTTGCCACTGTCCTTCCTTGAAAGAGCAAAGCTCCATAACAAGAAACTGCTCCGGTGGTCTTTCATTATCCAGGAATTCAATGTGAAAGTAAAGCATATTCCTGGAGCAGAAAACAAAGTAGCAGATGCCTTGTCTCGCATTTAG